From the Streptomyces sp. SN-593 genome, the window GGGATGCGGCCAGCGCGACCGCGGTGCCGAGCAGCAGGGCGGCCAGGGCGGCGGCCGCGGCCAGCAGGGGGCGGTCGTGCGCGTCCGCGCGGCGCACCGCCCAGCCGCCGGCCACGCCGGCGGCGACCACGGCGGCCAGCGGGAGCGGCGTGGCGCGTCCGGCTGCGCGGAGACCGCCGCCGGAGCGTCGCGGCGGCTGAATCGGTAACGGTGAGCCTTGAGTTGACATCAGGCGATACCCCATGGCCGGACCGGAAGCCGACCGCCGTGCCGGGTCACGCTGACGTTACGGGCGGCAACAGGATGAGTTCGCCTCACCCTACTCGCCGAACCCGCCTTCAACGCCCGAAACCTGAGGTATTGGTCGCCGGACCGTTACTGGATCATCACCGCGCGTGCAAGAATTCACTTTCGGCCACCGATTCGCCCCTGTTCAGGGGGAGTTGGCCAACTCACCCCGCGGCGCGGCACATGGGGCCCGCGGGCGGAGCGGGGAGTTCCCGGGTCGGCGTCACCCGGTTTCACCGGGTGCGGCACCCTCGCGTCGGGGGTCCGCCGCCGCTACTCGGTGACCGCGAGGTTCGCCAGGATCGCCTGGGCCAACTCCTCGTCGCCCTCGATCTTCAGCCGGCCCTCGGGCACCGCCGCCGCCTTGACCCGGCCGGTGAGCAACCGCAGGAAGGTCTCCCAGTCGGCCACGAAGGTGACCGCGGGGCCGAGCGAGACCGCCGAGTCGATGGTGCCGCGCCCCTCGGGGCTGACCCGCACGGTGCGCATGAACTCCAGCGGTCCGTGCACGTCGAAGACGACCGCCGAGCCCGGCTTGGCGCCCGCGTCGTGCGCGACCACCTTCGGCAGCGCCCGCAGCACGAACTCGCGGGACAGCACCGCCGCCGCCGACGCGAGGTTGCCGGGCTTGTCCAGGGCCCGGCGCAGGTCCTGTTCGTGCACCCACACGTCGAACACCCGTGACCAGAGGAGTTCTTCGAGGGTGGTCTCGCCGCCGCCGATCGCGCGCACGTCGGCGTCGGGCTCGCGCGACTCGTTCCGGAGCTGACGGGAGCGCCGGATGATGGTGTACTCCAGTTCGGAGGTCATCTCGGGCGCGGTGTGGTGGCGGCGGATGTCGACCGGGACCTCGGTGTAGCGGGCGCGGTCGCTGGTGATGTGCCGCAGGTCGCTGGGCAGGCTGTGGATCGGCCGCGGGTCGCCGAGGATCTCGCACTCGAAGCCGATGACGTGCGAGACCACGTCGCGCACGGACCAGTAGGGGCACTCGGTGGGCCGGTTCCACTCGCCTTCCGGGAGCGTCGAGACCAGTTCGTTGATGGACTCTATGGAGTGGGTCCAGGCGTCGATGTACGGCTGGATCTTGCGGTGGACGGTCACGGGACCCCTCGACGGTCGGTGCGCGGTCGTGGCGGTTTGGCGCCTAAGTTAGTCTTCGCGCGGGCGCCCACGCAGTGCTTTCGAGTGATGATGGTAGGCCCGACTTCGACGACCCAACGTAGGGGCGGTGTACGGATGCGCGCAACGCTTCTCCAGATCGACGTGGACCCGGCCGAGGAGCCGGCCGCGCGCCGGCTCCGGGTGGCGGCGCTGGTCCGGGAGCAGGCCGGTGCCGATCTGGTCGTGCTGCCCGAACTGTGGCCCGTCGGCGCCTTCGCCGCCGACCGGTTCCCGGTGGAGGCGGAGCGGCTGGAGGACGGTCCCACCGCCGAGGCGATGTCCGCGGCCGCGCGCGACGCCGGGGTCTGGCTGCACGCGGGCTCGATCGTCGAGCGCGACCCGGAGGGGCCGCTCTACAACACCTCGCTCGTCTTCGGCCCGGACGGCGGGCTGCGCGCCGCCTACCGCAAGATCCACCGGTTCGGGTTCGACCGCGGCGAGGCGGTGGTGATGGCGGCGGGCGAGGAGGTCGTCACCGTACGTCACCCGGAGGCGGCGATCGGCCTGGCGACCTGCTACGACCTGCGCTTCCCCGAGCTCTTCCGGCTGCTCGTGGACGCGGGCGCCGAACTCCTCGTCCTGCCGGCCGGATGGCCGGCCCGGCGGCTCGCCCACTGGCGGGTGCTGGTCCAGGCCCGGGCGGTGGAGTCCCAGGCGTACGTCCTCGCGTGCGGCACCGCCGGGACGCACGCGGGGGTGGCGCAGGCCGGCCACAGCATGATCGTGGACCCCTGGGGCGAGGTCCTGTGCGAGGCCGGCCCGGACGAGCAGGTCCTCACGGCCGACCTCGCCCCGTCGTCGGTGGCCTCCACCCGCGCGGACTTCCCCGTCCTGCGCGACCGTGTCCTCGGCCTCGACCGCCCGAAGGGCCCCTCCCGCCCGTAGCCGGACCGTCCGTTCGCGGCAGGAGCCGCATACCGTGTCGGCCCGGCGGGAGACCTCAGCGGGAGTCGTGCTCCTTGGCGATGATGTGGTCCACGCACACCGCGATCGCCAGCAGCATGCCGGCGTCGGCGTCGTCCCGCTCGACGTCGATGGCGTAGGCGTCGCGCAGCGAGAACCAGCGGCGGGAGATGCGGGCGAGCCGGTCCCCGTCGTACTCGATGTCGTACTCCTTGTCGATGAGGTCGCCGCGGATCTCCAGCTCCTCGCCGGAGGCCAGCTCCGCGCGGAAGACCTCGCGCACCAGGGCGAGCCGCTTCTTCCTGACGGTGACCAGCGTCTCGCCGCCGCGCTCGATGGTCATCGCGTCGCGCAGGCTGAGCAGCTTCTGGTGGATGACCGCCACCTCGTTGCCGTCGGCGTCCTGGATCTCCAGGGTGTCCCTGATCCGCAGCACCTTCCCGTCGACGTAGAAGGCGCGCCGCCCGTGCTCGTCCTCCACCCAGTAGTCGTCGCCGATCGCGAACATCTTCTCCCGCACCACGTATTTCATGCGGCATGTGTACCCCGCCCCGGTGGAAATGTGTTCGGTGCCGCGATGCGGTTTGATGGGCATATGACTGCACGTGCACGCGTCCGGGCGCCCGAGCTGGTTGGCAAGGGCGGCTGGCTGAACACAGGTGACCGCCGACCCACCCTCGCCGACCTGCGCGGATCGATCGTGATCCTCGACTTCTGGACGTTCTGCTGTGTCAACTGCCTGCACGTCCTGGACGAGCTGCGCGAGCTGGAGGAGCGCCACCGCGACACCGTGGTGATCGTGGGCGTGCACTCGCCGAAGTTCGTGCACGAGGCCGAGCACCGCGCGGTGGCCGACGCGGTGGAGCGGTACGGCGTGCACCACCCGGTGCTCGACGACCCGGAGCTGGCCACCTGGCGGCAGTACGCGGTCCGCGCCTGGCCGACCCTGGTCGTGATCGACCCCGAGGGCTACGTGGTCGCGCAGCACGCCGGGGAGGGGCACGCGCACGCGCTGGAGAAGCTGGTGAACCGGCTGGAGCAGGAGCACGCCGCCAAGGGCACGCTGCGCCGCGGCGACGGCCCGTACGTGCCGCCGGAGCCGGTCTCGACGGACCTGCGCTTCCCCGGGAAGGTGCTCGCGCTGCCCGGCAGCGGCCACTACCTGGTGTCGGACTCCACCCGGCACGCGCTGGTGGAGCTGGCGGCCGACGGCGAGACGGTGGTGCGCCGGATCGGCACCGGCGAGCGCGGGCTGGCCGACGGCGACCCGGGGACGGCCAGGTTCAGCGAGCCGCAGGGCCTGGCGCTGCTGCCGGACGGCACCATCGTGGTCGCCGACACCGTGAACCACGCGCTGCGCCGGCTCGACCCGGACACCGGCCGGGTCACCACGGTCGCGGGCACCGGCCGCCAGTGGTGGCAGGGCTCGCGCACCTCGGGGCCGGCCCTGGAGGTGGACCTCTCCTCGCCGTGGGACGTCGCCTGGTTCGACGACCGGGTGTGGATCGCGATGGCCGGCGTGCACCAGCTGTGGACGTACGACCCGGCCACCGACCGGGTGGAGGTCGCGGCCGGCACCACCAACGAGGGACTGGTCGACGGGCACGCGGGCGACGCCTGGTTCGCCCAGCCGTCGGGGTTGTCGGCGGACGACGGCAAGCTGTGGATCGCCGACTCCGAGACCTCCGCGCTGCGCTGGGCGGAGCGGGCGGCCGACGGCGACGGGTACGTCATCCGCACCGCGGTCGGCACCGGGCTCTTCGACTTCGGGCACCGGGACGGCCCGGCCGGGCAGGCGCTGCTCCAGCACCCGCTGGGCGTCACCGCGCTGCCGGACCACTCGGTCGCGGTGAGCGACACGTACAACAACGCGCTGCGCCGGTACGACCCGGTCAGCGGCGAGGTGACGACGCTGGCGACCGACCTGCGCGAGCCGTCGGACGCGGCCGTGGTCGAGGGCGACGTGGTGGTGGTGGAGTCGGCCGCGCACCGGCTGACCCGGATCAGGCTGCCGGAGGAGGCGGCCCGGGTGGAGGGGGCCGCGCACCGCACGCAGCGCGCCGCGACCGACGTGTCGCCGGGCCCGCTGCGGCTGGACGTGGTCTTCAGCGCGCCGCCCGGCCAGAAGCTCGACGAGCGCTACGGCCCGGCCACCCGGCTGCTGGTCGAGGCGACCCCGCCGGAGCTGTTGAAGGCGGGCACCGGCAAGGGGACGGACCTGTTTCGCGACCTGGAGCTGGACCCGGCGGTGCCGGAGGGGGTGCTGCACATCTCGGCGATGGCGGCGTCCTGCGACGACGACGCGGAGAACCCGTACCCGGCCTGCCACGTCCACCAGCAGGACTGGGGTGTCCCGGTCCGGCTGACCGCCTCCGGCGACGCCAGGCTGGTCCTGGTGCTGGCCGGCATGGACGACGGCCCGGCGGAGGCGGCCCTCTGACGGCGGCGCGCCGGCGGCCGTCAGAGGGCAGGGCGCGTCAGCGACGGTGTATCGGTGGCGGTGCGTCGTGACGGTGGATCAGTAGCGCCGCTCCGAGGGGTAGTAGCGCTCCTCCACGACCGGCGGCACGTCGCCGTCCGCCGTCGGAGGGATGCGCCGGCGCTTGAAGATGCTGACGTAGGCGGCCAGTCCGATGATGCCCACGGCCATCATGATCAGGCCGACCAGGTCGACGTTGACGCCCTTCATGTGCCAGTCGGTCGCGAACGTGACGATCGCGCCGACGGCGATGAGGACTATGCAGCCTCCGATGCCCACGATGCCCGCCTCCCAGTCGAGTTGACGGTTTGTAGTGACGGTGGAGTGGTGACGGCTGTCGCCTACCCGGGTCCCCGCCGGGCAATCAGCGGCCGCTCGGAGGCGTCAGCGGTGGCTGCGGCTGTGCGTGCGCGAGCGGTGGGTGGTGTGGCTGCTCCCGGAGGAGGGGTGGCACGCGGTCAGCCCGACCGCGCACACCGCCACGACGGCGGCGGCGACCAGGGCCGCGCGGCCGCGGCTGCTGCTGGCACGGCTCCGGCTGCTGCTGGGGTTCGACATGGGGCGGCATCCTCCTGGACGTCTCCGACGGTGGCACGCGCGCACCGGGCGCGGCGCGAACGGCCATCCTCCCGGCGGAGTTTCACAGCCGGGTGACAGCAGCATCCCAGCCACTCGACAGCCTGCGCCGCCGCCTATCCGACTGCCGTCCGCCGCCTGCCCGACCGCCACCTTCCCGACTGCCGTCCGCCGCCAGCGTCCGCCGCCTGTGGCCCGTAGCCGGCTGTCACCCGCCGGCTCCCGGCCCGCGCCGGATCGAGCCGCGGCAGGCGTCAGCCGGCGGTCAGGTGGGCGAGCGCGGCGATCATCCGGTCACCGGTGTCCGCCGGCCAGGGGTGCACGCGGGTGACGGCACGCTGGTGCGCCAGCCCGTGCAGGCCCAGCCAGAGCGCGATCGCGTCGCCTTCCGGGTCGGTGCTGGTGGACTGGCCGGCCGCGACGCAGTCGCCGAGGGCGCCGATGAGCAGGTGCAGGGTGTCGGTGCCGAGGCCGGCCAGGTCCGCCTCGGTCACGGAGCTGTCGCCCAGGGTCGGCATCCACAGGCCGCCGAACATGGTGCGGTAGCGCCCGGGGTGCTCGCGGGCGTAGCGCAGGTACCCCTCGCAGATCGCGGTCAGCCGGTCGCGGGGGGCGTCGCCGGCCGCTTCCGCGCAGGCGCGCAGCGCGTCGGACAGCGCGGCGAACTCCCCCTGGACGACGGCCAGCATGATGGCCGGCTGGTCGGGGAAGTGCGGGTAGATCGAGGGGGCGGCGATCCCGACCCGGCGGGCGACCGACCGCAGCGTGATGGCGCGCTCGTCGCCCGTCTCGTCGAGCAGTTCCGTCGCGGCGCCGACGATGTCGTCGCGCAGCCGGCCCCCCTCGCCCCGGCGGTTGCGCGCGCGGGTCGGCCTCGATGCGGCGGACGCGGCCGCGCTGGTCTCTTTCACCCTGTGACCTTACACCGTGAAGTTCATCCCGCCGGGTGTCTTGCGAGCGTCTGATTACGTGTGTAGCTTTACACCCGTAAGCAAGCGGGTCGAGCCTGAGGGAGCACGTCATGACCAGCACCGCCACCATCCGCGCCACGGAGGTCGTCCTGCCCGGCGCGGTCGAGCCGAGCGGGCTCCAGGTCACGACCCGCGACCTGCCGGCGCCGACCGCGGGCGAGGTCGTCCTGCGGATGGACGCGACCGGCGTCTCCTTCGCGGAGCAGCAGATGCGCCGCGGGAAGTACTACGACCAGCCGCCGTTCCCCTTCGTGCCCGGCTACGACGTGGTCGGCACGGTCGCCGCCGTCGGGAGCGGGGTGGACCCGGCCCTGGTCGGGCGCCGGTTCGCCGCGGTCACCAAGGTCGGTAGCTGGGCCAGCCACCGGCTGGTCGAGGCCGCCGACCTGGTGCCCGTCCCGGACGGCGTGGACGCCGCCGCCGCGGAGACGGTCGTCGTCAACGGGATCACCGCCTGGCAGATGCTGCACCGCACGGCCGGGGTCCGCACCGGCGGGACGATCGTGGTCCTGGGCGCCAACGGAGGGGTCGGCTCCACGCTGGTGCAGCTCGCCCGGCACGCCGGGATCAGCGTGATCGGCACCGCCTCCCCGCGCCACCACGCCGCCGTGCGCGAGCTGGGCGCGACCCCGGTCGACTACCGCGACCCGGAGATGTACGCGCGCATCCGCGCACTCGCGCCCGACGGCGTGGACGCCGTCTTCGACCACGTCGGCGGCCCCGGCCTGGCGCGGTCGTGGGAGCTGCTGCGCAAGGGCGGCACCCTGGTCTCCTACGGCACCGCGGCCACCAAGGACGAGGAGGGCAGCTCGCAGCTCCCCGTGCTGAAGCTCTTCGCGCAGCTCGCGGCGTGGAACGCGCTGCCCAACGGCCGGGGCGCCCACTTCTACAACTTCTGGGCCGGCCGCCGCCGCAAGGCCGCCTTCCGGCAGCGGCTCGCCCAGGACCTCACGCAGGTGCTGCGCCTGCTGGCGGAGGGCGTGCTGACCCCGCAGATCGCCGCGCGGATCCCGCTCGCCGAGGCGTCCGCGGCGCTGGAGCTGGCGGAGTCCCGTACGGTCGCGGGCAAGGTCATCCTCGTCCCGTGACGGGGCCCGCCCGGGCGCTCGGCTCCTGAAGGGCCCCCGCCCCGAGGGACCTTCGGCCCCCCGGAGGCTCAGCCCGCCAGGAACGCCGCCAGCGCCGAGGCCAGCAGGTGGGGGTCGTCGGCGCCGGCGAGTTCGCGCGCGGAGTGCATGGACAGCAGCGGCACGCCGATGTCCACGGTGGTGATGCCGTACCGCGCGGCGGTGATCGGGCCGATCGTGGTGCCGCACGGGATCGTGTTGTTGGAGACGAAGTGCTGCATCGGCACCCCGGCCCGCTCGCACGCGGCGGCGAAGACCGCCCGGCCCACCCCGTCGGTGGCGTAGCGCTGGTTGACGTTGGTCTTGAGGATGGGCCCGCCGTTGGCCCGCGGGTGGTGGCTCGGGTCGTGCCGCTCGGCGTAGTTGGGGTGCACCGCGTGCCCGACGTCGGAGGACGCGCAGACCGTCGCGGCCAGCGCGCGCAGCACGTCCTCCTGGTCACCGCCCCGCGCCAGCACCGACCGCTCGAAGACCCGGCCCAGCAGCGGACCGCCGGCGCCGGTGTCGGACTGGCTGCCGCTCTCCTCGTGGTCGAAGGCGGCCAGCACCGGCACGTACGCCGGGCCGGGCGCGTCCGCGGCCGCGAGCAGCGCGGCCAGGCCGGCGTGCACGGACAGCAGGTTGTCCAGCCGGGGGGAGGCGAACAGCTCTCGGTCGCGGCCGAGGAAGGACGGCGGCTGGACGTCGTGGGCCATCAGGTCCCACCCGGTGACCTCGGCCTCCTCCACGCCGGCCTCGTGGGCGACGAACGCGACCAGGTCGCCCTCGGTCGCCTCGCCCAGGCCCCACACGGGCTGGAGGTGGCGCTGCCGGTCCAGGGACAGCGAGTCGTTCGCGGAGCGGTCGAGGTGGATGGCGAGCTGGGGGACCCGCAGCAGCGGCCGGTCCACGTTCACCAGGCGGGTGGAGCCGTCGCGCAGCGAGAGCCGCCCGGCGATGCCGAGGTCGCGGTCGAGCCAGCTGTTGAGCAGCGGGCCGCCGTAGATCTCGACGGCGACCTGGCGCCAGCCCTGCGCGTCGAGGTCGGGCTGCGGCTTGACCCGCAGGTTCGGCGAGTCGGTGTGCGCGCCGACCACCCGGAACGGGGTGTGCGGCGCGGCGCCCTCGGGGACGTACCAGGCGATGACGGCGCCGCCGCGCACCACGTACCGCCCGCCGGCGCCGCCCGCGGCCTGCGTCCACCGCTCGTTCTCGTCGACCCGGCGGAAGCCCGCCGCGTCCAGCCGCTCGGCCACGGACGCTGCCGCGTGGTACGGGGTGGGCGCGGACCGTACGAACGCGGCCAGGTCCTCGGTGTGCCCGCGGTCGAACGCGGGACGCTGCTGAGAGGTCATGGCAGCAGCTTAGTTTCGGCCGGTTCCCGGCCGAGAACGGTGGTGTCCGCCGCGCGGGGCGCCCGCACGGCGGCGTGCCGCCGCCCCGGAGGGGGCGACGGCACGCGGGGCCGGGAGGAGGTCAGAACGCCTCTTCCGGCAGGTCCATGACGTCCAGCGTGACCGCCTCGGCCAGGGCCCGCGCGGTGGCGACCTCCGGCAGGACGGTGGCCGCGAAGAACTTCGCCGCCGCGACCTTGCCGGAGTAGAACGCCGTGTCCCTGCCGCTCGCCGCGGGCAGCTTCTCCGCGGCCACCGCGGCGCCGCGCAGCAGCAGGTAGCCGGTGACGACGTCGCCGGAGGCGAGCAGCAGCCGGGTGGAGTTGAGCCCGACCTTGTAGATCGAGCGGACGTCCTGCTCGGTGGCCGCGAGGTCGGTGAGCATGGCGCCGACGATCGCCTCCAGGTCGGCCGCGGACCTGGCGAGCTGGTCGCGCGCGGCGGCCAGCTCCTCGCCGCCCGGCGCCTCGGCGAGGAACTTCTTGATCTCCTCGCTGAGCGCGGTGAGCGACTGGCCCTGGTCGCGGACGATCTTCCGGAAGAAGAAGTCCTGGCCCTGGATCGCGGTGGTGCCCTCGTAGAGGGTGTCGATCTTGGCGTCCCGGATGTACTGCTCGATCGGGTACTCCTGGAGGTACCCGGAGCCGCCGAAGGTCTGGAGGGACTGGGCGAGCTGCTCGTAGGACCGCTCGGAGCCGTATCCCTTGACGATCGGCAGCAGCAGGTCGTTGAGGCCGTGCAACTGCTTGGCGTCCTCGCCGCGGGCCTCGGCGGCCTGGATCGCGTCCTGGACGGTCGCGGTGTACAGCACCAGGGCGCGCATGCCCTCCGCGTACGCCTTCTGCGTCATCAGCGAGCGGCGTACGTCGGGGTGGTGGGTGATGGTGACCTTGGGCGCGGACTTGTCGGTGAACTTGGCCAGGTCCGGACCCTGCACCCGCTCCTTCGCGTACTCCAGCGCGTTGAGGTAGCCGGTGGACAGGGTGGCGATCGCCTTGGTGCCGACCATCATGCGGGCGAACTCGATGATCCGGAACATCTGCCGGATGCCGTCGTGCCGGTCGCCGATCAGCCAGCCCTTGGCGGGGTGCTTGTCGCCAAAGGTCAGCTCGCAGGTGTTGGACGCCTTCAGACCCATCTTGTGCTCGACGTTCGTGGCGTACACGCCGTTGCGCTCGCCGAGTTCGCCGGTGGCGGGGTCGAACTCGTACTTCGGCACGACGAAGAGCGACAGGCCCTTGGTGCCGGGGCCGGCGCCCTCGGGGCGGGCCAGGACGTAGTGCAGGATGTTGTCGGACAGGTCGTGCTCGCCCGAGGTGATGAAGCGCTTGACGCCCTCGATGTGCCAGCTACCGTCCTCCTGCCGGACGGCCTTGCTGCGGCCGGCGCCCACGTCGGACCCCGCGTCGGGCTCGGTGAGGACCATCGTGGCGCCCCACTGCTTCTCGACCGCGACGGCCGCGATCTTCTGCTGCTCCTCGGTGCCCTCCTCGAAGAGGATGCGGGCGAAGGCGGGGCCGCAGGAGTACATCCACACGGCCGGGTTGGAGCCGAGCACCAGCTCCGCGAGCGACCAGATCAGGGAGCGCGGGGCGGTGGTGCCGCCGATCTCCTCGGGCAGGCCGAGCCGCCAGTACTCCGCGTCCATGAAGGCCGCGTAGCTCTTCTTGAACGAGTCGGGCAGTGGCGCGGTGCTGGTCTTCGGGTCGAAGACCGGGGGGTTGCGGTCGGTGTCGGTGAACGAGTCGGCGAGGTCGTGCTCCGCGAGGCGGGCGAGCTCGCCCAGGATGTCCTTCGCGGTGTCGACGTCCACCTCCGCGAACGGACCGGTGCCGTAGACCTGGTCGCGGCCCAGGACCTCGAAGAGGTTGAACTCGATGTCGCGGAGGTTCGACTTGTAGTGGCCCATGACCAAGGCTCCGTATCGCAGTCAAGAAGAAGGCTTCACCGAAATCATGCTACCCGTCGGTAATAAGACGCAACCCCTCACGGGCCGATGTGACGGCTTCCTCGTTGCCCGCCCGCGCGGGTCGATACCCTTGGACGCGTGTACGGCTACGAGCAGAGCGTGAATGGCGGGCCGGGCGGCCAGATGGGCGGCGGCCCGATGGGCCCGCCGATGGGCCCGCCCATGGGCGGCTCCCCGATGGGCGGCGGTCCGATGGGCGGTGCCGGCTACCCGGACCCGTCCCCCGCCTACCCCGAGCCGTCGCCGCCGTCGCTCGCCGACGCGGTCCGCGCCTTCACGACCGGGGCGATGATGGCCGAGGACTTCCAGGCGATCTTCGCCACGTCCAAGGTGTACTGCCCGCGCGGCGACAACCCCGGGTTCCTGGCGCTGCACGACACCCAGCAGCCGGTCATCCCGATGTTCACCTCGCTCAAGGAGCTGCGGCGGTACGCGGGCAAGGAGTCGAAGTACTTCGTGATCACCGGCGCCGAGGTGCTCGACCTGCTCCCCACCGGCTACGGCTTCGTGCTCGACATCGACGGCCAGCACCGCATGGTGTTCGACGCGAAGGCGGTCGAGCAGATGGTCGACTTCACCATGCGCAGGATGTACGGGTAGGGCCCGTCCCCCGACGTCTTCCCGCGCCGGCGCGCGCCGGCGTACCTACCCGCGGTCACCCCCGCTTCCGTAGGGGAATGGTCACGCCTTGCGAGATGTTCAGGCTTCAACTACTTTGGAAGCCGAGCATCCGCTAGGAGGACGTCATGCCCGCAGTGACCGTCGAGAACCCGTTGAGCCTGCCCCGGGTGAGCCCGGCACCGGGAAGCACGTCGAGGCCCGCCCTCGCGGTGAGCACCGCGCCGAGCGGGCTGGAGGGCGAGGGCTTCCCGGTCCGCCGCGCCTTCGCCGGCATCGACTACCGGCACCTGGACCCGTTCATCTTGATGGACCAGATGGGCGAGGTG encodes:
- a CDS encoding NHL domain-containing thioredoxin family protein, with the protein product MTARARVRAPELVGKGGWLNTGDRRPTLADLRGSIVILDFWTFCCVNCLHVLDELRELEERHRDTVVIVGVHSPKFVHEAEHRAVADAVERYGVHHPVLDDPELATWRQYAVRAWPTLVVIDPEGYVVAQHAGEGHAHALEKLVNRLEQEHAAKGTLRRGDGPYVPPEPVSTDLRFPGKVLALPGSGHYLVSDSTRHALVELAADGETVVRRIGTGERGLADGDPGTARFSEPQGLALLPDGTIVVADTVNHALRRLDPDTGRVTTVAGTGRQWWQGSRTSGPALEVDLSSPWDVAWFDDRVWIAMAGVHQLWTYDPATDRVEVAAGTTNEGLVDGHAGDAWFAQPSGLSADDGKLWIADSETSALRWAERAADGDGYVIRTAVGTGLFDFGHRDGPAGQALLQHPLGVTALPDHSVAVSDTYNNALRRYDPVSGEVTTLATDLREPSDAAVVEGDVVVVESAAHRLTRIRLPEEAARVEGAAHRTQRAATDVSPGPLRLDVVFSAPPGQKLDERYGPATRLLVEATPPELLKAGTGKGTDLFRDLELDPAVPEGVLHISAMAASCDDDAENPYPACHVHQQDWGVPVRLTASGDARLVLVLAGMDDGPAEAAL
- a CDS encoding maleylpyruvate isomerase family mycothiol-dependent enzyme, with the translated sequence MTVHRKIQPYIDAWTHSIESINELVSTLPEGEWNRPTECPYWSVRDVVSHVIGFECEILGDPRPIHSLPSDLRHITSDRARYTEVPVDIRRHHTAPEMTSELEYTIIRRSRQLRNESREPDADVRAIGGGETTLEELLWSRVFDVWVHEQDLRRALDKPGNLASAAAVLSREFVLRALPKVVAHDAGAKPGSAVVFDVHGPLEFMRTVRVSPEGRGTIDSAVSLGPAVTFVADWETFLRLLTGRVKAAAVPEGRLKIEGDEELAQAILANLAVTE
- a CDS encoding DUF6458 family protein, giving the protein MGIGGCIVLIAVGAIVTFATDWHMKGVNVDLVGLIMMAVGIIGLAAYVSIFKRRRIPPTADGDVPPVVEERYYPSERRY
- a CDS encoding LURP-one-related/scramblase family protein, whose amino-acid sequence is MKYVVREKMFAIGDDYWVEDEHGRRAFYVDGKVLRIRDTLEIQDADGNEVAVIHQKLLSLRDAMTIERGGETLVTVRKKRLALVREVFRAELASGEELEIRGDLIDKEYDIEYDGDRLARISRRWFSLRDAYAIDVERDDADAGMLLAIAVCVDHIIAKEHDSR
- a CDS encoding medium chain dehydrogenase/reductase family protein, with the protein product MTSTATIRATEVVLPGAVEPSGLQVTTRDLPAPTAGEVVLRMDATGVSFAEQQMRRGKYYDQPPFPFVPGYDVVGTVAAVGSGVDPALVGRRFAAVTKVGSWASHRLVEAADLVPVPDGVDAAAAETVVVNGITAWQMLHRTAGVRTGGTIVVLGANGGVGSTLVQLARHAGISVIGTASPRHHAAVRELGATPVDYRDPEMYARIRALAPDGVDAVFDHVGGPGLARSWELLRKGGTLVSYGTAATKDEEGSSQLPVLKLFAQLAAWNALPNGRGAHFYNFWAGRRRKAAFRQRLAQDLTQVLRLLAEGVLTPQIAARIPLAEASAALELAESRTVAGKVILVP
- a CDS encoding SseB family protein is translated as MYGYEQSVNGGPGGQMGGGPMGPPMGPPMGGSPMGGGPMGGAGYPDPSPAYPEPSPPSLADAVRAFTTGAMMAEDFQAIFATSKVYCPRGDNPGFLALHDTQQPVIPMFTSLKELRRYAGKESKYFVITGAEVLDLLPTGYGFVLDIDGQHRMVFDAKAVEQMVDFTMRRMYG
- a CDS encoding TetR/AcrR family transcriptional regulator is translated as MKETSAAASAASRPTRARNRRGEGGRLRDDIVGAATELLDETGDERAITLRSVARRVGIAAPSIYPHFPDQPAIMLAVVQGEFAALSDALRACAEAAGDAPRDRLTAICEGYLRYAREHPGRYRTMFGGLWMPTLGDSSVTEADLAGLGTDTLHLLIGALGDCVAAGQSTSTDPEGDAIALWLGLHGLAHQRAVTRVHPWPADTGDRMIAALAHLTAG
- a CDS encoding carbon-nitrogen family hydrolase; amino-acid sequence: MRATLLQIDVDPAEEPAARRLRVAALVREQAGADLVVLPELWPVGAFAADRFPVEAERLEDGPTAEAMSAAARDAGVWLHAGSIVERDPEGPLYNTSLVFGPDGGLRAAYRKIHRFGFDRGEAVVMAAGEEVVTVRHPEAAIGLATCYDLRFPELFRLLVDAGAELLVLPAGWPARRLAHWRVLVQARAVESQAYVLACGTAGTHAGVAQAGHSMIVDPWGEVLCEAGPDEQVLTADLAPSSVASTRADFPVLRDRVLGLDRPKGPSRP
- a CDS encoding acyl-CoA dehydrogenase, producing MGHYKSNLRDIEFNLFEVLGRDQVYGTGPFAEVDVDTAKDILGELARLAEHDLADSFTDTDRNPPVFDPKTSTAPLPDSFKKSYAAFMDAEYWRLGLPEEIGGTTAPRSLIWSLAELVLGSNPAVWMYSCGPAFARILFEEGTEEQQKIAAVAVEKQWGATMVLTEPDAGSDVGAGRSKAVRQEDGSWHIEGVKRFITSGEHDLSDNILHYVLARPEGAGPGTKGLSLFVVPKYEFDPATGELGERNGVYATNVEHKMGLKASNTCELTFGDKHPAKGWLIGDRHDGIRQMFRIIEFARMMVGTKAIATLSTGYLNALEYAKERVQGPDLAKFTDKSAPKVTITHHPDVRRSLMTQKAYAEGMRALVLYTATVQDAIQAAEARGEDAKQLHGLNDLLLPIVKGYGSERSYEQLAQSLQTFGGSGYLQEYPIEQYIRDAKIDTLYEGTTAIQGQDFFFRKIVRDQGQSLTALSEEIKKFLAEAPGGEELAAARDQLARSAADLEAIVGAMLTDLAATEQDVRSIYKVGLNSTRLLLASGDVVTGYLLLRGAAVAAEKLPAASGRDTAFYSGKVAAAKFFAATVLPEVATARALAEAVTLDVMDLPEEAF
- a CDS encoding M18 family aminopeptidase, yielding MTSQQRPAFDRGHTEDLAAFVRSAPTPYHAAASVAERLDAAGFRRVDENERWTQAAGGAGGRYVVRGGAVIAWYVPEGAAPHTPFRVVGAHTDSPNLRVKPQPDLDAQGWRQVAVEIYGGPLLNSWLDRDLGIAGRLSLRDGSTRLVNVDRPLLRVPQLAIHLDRSANDSLSLDRQRHLQPVWGLGEATEGDLVAFVAHEAGVEEAEVTGWDLMAHDVQPPSFLGRDRELFASPRLDNLLSVHAGLAALLAAADAPGPAYVPVLAAFDHEESGSQSDTGAGGPLLGRVFERSVLARGGDQEDVLRALAATVCASSDVGHAVHPNYAERHDPSHHPRANGGPILKTNVNQRYATDGVGRAVFAAACERAGVPMQHFVSNNTIPCGTTIGPITAARYGITTVDIGVPLLSMHSARELAGADDPHLLASALAAFLAG